GGTGCTCAATTTGTTGGAATGGGTAAGGATCTGGCGGCGGCCTATCCTGAGTGCAAAGAGCTGTTTGACCGCGCGAGCGTGGTACTGGGCTATGATCTTGCCAAATTGTGCGCGGAAGGCCCGATCGAGGAGATCACCAAGTCGGATAAATGTCAGCCGGCTATTTTCGTGACCAGTGCGGCCTGTTTCACCGCTCTTAAGAAGCTGTATCCCGACCTTCAGGTAGCGGGCACGGCGGGGCTCAGTCTGGGCGAGTGGACCGCGCTATGGGCGGCGGGCGTCGTCTCCTTTGAGGAGGCGGTTAAAATTCTTCAGGTTCGCGGGAAAGCCATGCAGGATGCCTGCACGGAGCGGCCCGGCGGAATGGTCAGCGTGATGGGGCTCCCCATGGCGGAACTGGTCAAAGTGTGTGAGGCGGCCGGGGTCCAGATGGCGAACATCAACTCGACGGAGCAGATTGTGTTGTCGGGGGATAAGGATAAAATAGCGGAAGCCGAGAAGCTGGCCCAGGCGGCCGGTGCCAAAAAGACGGTCGTCTTGCAGGTGGCGGGGGCCTTTCATTCGCCTCTGATGGCCTCTGCGGCCGGCAAACTGGAGCAGGTGCTCAACGAAGTGCCGCTTCACGCCTCTGTCATTCCCGTGCTTTCAAACGTCACGGGCCAACCGCATGGCTCCCCGGCAGAAATCAAAGTCCAGATGCTGAAACAGGTCACGTCGTCAGTACAGTGGGTGGCCAGCATCGAAACCTTCAAGGCGATGGGTGTGACCGAGTATATTGAATGCGGGCCCGGTAAAGTTCTGGCTGGGTTGATCAAGCGGATTGATAAGGATGCGTCTTCGGTGAGCATCCAGGATGTGCCGACACTGGAAAAGGCCGTGGCGGTGTTGAAAGCGTGAGATTCAAACAACCCTCGCTCTTGAGGGTGTTAGGAGCGTTATTATGGCGACAATGACAGGTAAAGTGGCATTAGTGACCGGTGCGGCACGGGGGATCGGGCAGGCCATTGCGAAGAAACTGGCTTCTGAGGGGTGCGATGTGGCGCTCTGTGACCTGAAGGCCGAATGGCTGGCCGAAACGGTCGGTTTGATCGAGGCCATGGGCCGGAAGGTGAAGTGTTTTGAGGTCAATGTCGGTAATGCCGAGGCCGTGGACGCCGCCGTGACCGGGGCCGTTAAGGAATTCGGCAAAATTGACATTCTTGTGAATAACGCTGGAATTACCAAGGATACCCTGATGATCCGCATGTCGGAGGAGGACTGGGATGCCGTGCTCACCGTCAATTTGAAGGGGACCTTCCTCTTCACCAAGGCGGTTGCCCGCCCCATGATGAAGCAACGGTCCGGCGCGATCGTCAATGTGGCCTCAATTATTGGCTTGATTGGCAATGCCGGTCAGTGTAATTACGCAGCGTCAAAAGCTGGGGTGATTGCCTTGACCAAGTCGGCGGCAAAGGAACTGGCTACGCGAA
This is a stretch of genomic DNA from bacterium. It encodes these proteins:
- the fabD gene encoding ACP S-malonyltransferase; this encodes MKKRAVVFAGQGAQFVGMGKDLAAAYPECKELFDRASVVLGYDLAKLCAEGPIEEITKSDKCQPAIFVTSAACFTALKKLYPDLQVAGTAGLSLGEWTALWAAGVVSFEEAVKILQVRGKAMQDACTERPGGMVSVMGLPMAELVKVCEAAGVQMANINSTEQIVLSGDKDKIAEAEKLAQAAGAKKTVVLQVAGAFHSPLMASAAGKLEQVLNEVPLHASVIPVLSNVTGQPHGSPAEIKVQMLKQVTSSVQWVASIETFKAMGVTEYIECGPGKVLAGLIKRIDKDASSVSIQDVPTLEKAVAVLKA
- the fabG gene encoding 3-oxoacyl-[acyl-carrier-protein] reductase — protein: MATMTGKVALVTGAARGIGQAIAKKLASEGCDVALCDLKAEWLAETVGLIEAMGRKVKCFEVNVGNAEAVDAAVTGAVKEFGKIDILVNNAGITKDTLMIRMSEEDWDAVLTVNLKGTFLFTKAVARPMMKQRSGAIVNVASIIGLIGNAGQCNYAASKAGVIALTKSAAKELATRNVRVNAVAPGFIETKMTEALPEEVRTKMLGAIPMGRFGQPEDVANVVLFLASDMSSYMTGQVLPICGGMVMQ